In the genome of Bombus affinis isolate iyBomAffi1 chromosome 7, iyBomAffi1.2, whole genome shotgun sequence, one region contains:
- the LOC126918753 gene encoding alkaline phosphatase 4-like isoform X1, giving the protein MIHLRIELFGFTNSTKMRCLVVLACSLLGFLELANSLPRNATDYEDMSFWLKSGQENLRRILAYRNNENRAKNVIIFIGDGMGISTITAGRIYKGQIKGNTGEEYKLAFENFPNTGLAKTYNTDKQVPDSAGTATAIFSGVKCRYKVIGLDTKASFNRCNNKTDGASKVTTVADWAQQSGMDTGFVTTTRITHATPGGLYAHTNNRDWECDTSIPAQYKGCVKDIARQLIEDEPGNKFKVIMGGGAQHMGLPMEPIDPDTCVRGDGQNLADVWAENNPDGKVVTNLEQLLSVDIANTSKILGIFAPSHLPYHAVKTEQTPSLAEMTQQAVRLLKKNDNGFLLMVESGRIDMAHHHNWAKLALRELSELEEAISVALQEIKLEETLVIVTADHSHAFTMNGYPKRGNDILGFANDPNKPEIQSYETLSYINGPGFYHHRRKDSNNINETWRPVDQDKERDEPYYTHMAGIYLEDETHGGEDVGVYAIGPYSHLIRGTFEQNYIAHVVAYAACLKNWPSHCDNSHSYNSVTQPTSSPIVFLLTSVLLLIVTGFD; this is encoded by the exons ATGATCCATTTACGGATCGAGTTATTTGG ATTTACAAATTCTACGAAGATGAGGTGTCTGGTTGTATTAGCGTGTTCTCTATTGGGATTTCTCGAGCTCGCAAATTCTCTACCTCGAAATGCTACCGATTACGAAG ATATGTCCTTTTGGCTGAAATCCGGCCAAGAGAATCTACGAAGAATTCTGGCTTATCGAAACAACGAAAATCGCGCGAAGAATGTAATTATCTTTATCGGTGATGGCATGGGAATATCTACGATCACAGCTGGTCGAATATACAAAGGCCAAATCAAGGGTAACACCGGCGAGGAATACAAATTAGCTTTTGAAAATTTTCCTAACACTGGACTCGCCAAG ACGTACAACACCGATAAACAAGTACCCGATTCAGCTGGAACAGCTACCGCGATATTTTCCGGTGTTAAATGCCGATACAAGGTTATTGGATTAGATACGAAAGCTTCGTTTAATCGATGTAATAACAAAACCGACGGGGCGAGCAAAGTTACGACTGTCGCAGATTGGGCGCAGCAGAGTGGCATGGATACCG GGTTTGTCACGACAACTCGGATCACGCATGCTACTCCGGGCGGATTATACGCTCATACCAATAATCGCGACTGGGAATGCGATACGTCGATACCGGCGCAGTATAAAGGTTGCGTAAAGGATATCGCGAGACAACTAATCGAAGACGAACCAGGAAACAAGTTCAAG GTGATTATGGGTGGTGGAGCGCAACATATGGGCTTACCAATGGAGCCGATAGATCCCGATACGTGTGTCAGAGGAGATGGACAAAATTTGGCGGATGTATGGGCTGAGAATAATCCCGACGGCAAAGTGGTGACCAATCTCGAACAGCTTCTCTCCGTCGATATCGCTAACACGTCGAAAATTCTCGGAATTTTTGCTCCTAGTCATCTCCCTTACCATGCTGTGAAGACGGAGCAAACACCGAGCTTAGCCGAGATGACCCAGCAGGCTGTTCGGTTGCTTAAAAAAAATGACAATGGTTTTCTCTTAATG GTGGAGAGTGGAAGAATAGACATGGCGCATCACCATAACTGGGCGAAGCTAGCGTTGAGGGAATTATCGGAACTCGAAGAAGCGATATCGGTAGCTCTGCAGGAAATTAAACTGGAAGAAACGTTGGTGATCGTAACTGCGGACCACTCGCACGCGTTCACCATGAATGGTTATCCGAAACGTGGAAACGATATCCTTGGTTTCGCCAACGATCCAAACAAGCCAGAAATACAGTCCTACGAAACGCTCAGCTACATCAATGGTCCAGGATTCTATCATCATAGGCGAAAGGATAGTAACAACATTAACGAAACATGGAGACCTGTCGATCAAGACAAGGAACGCGACGAACCATATTACACCCATATGGCTGGCATATACTTGGAAGATGAAACTCACGGGGGCGAAGACGTTGGAGTCTACGCTATAG GTCCGTACTCCCACTTGATTCGTGGCACTTTCGAGCAAAATTACATCGCTCACGTAGTAGCGTATGCGGCGTGCCTCAAAAACTGGCCTTCCCACTGTGATAACTCCCATTCTTACAATTCGGTAACTCAACCTACTAGTTCCCCTATTGTGTTTCTCCTGACGTCCGTGCTGCTTTTAATCGTCACCGGGTTCGATTAA
- the LOC126918755 gene encoding uncharacterized protein LOC126918755 — translation MGRRKHRSKGSKLPALRSSKCNVACGKSTTCDEAKAKEERERRGTTEKTITPDVMRYQKERTDCFHQTNDPIGVRSRLMYPLVQSSLLINSSILSEEDESVEDECIELKVKPRFVFVSSLCMVCSKKSQLFCERCQMVSYCSIMHQTQGLSLHRELCEALTEIHSSIVLTLSDGSGVQLDADQYRIYRLKLLAILESEVKRSLDLWEKEIILYPRVCRVCRRFSEKLICCTHCGMEFFCEEHSDEHKNWCEEFRVYQRILHLQHKHGYVNPKIPNAHLEMFVAQPEFDFDKLMHRIYGNSLYYRQMDCYTYALLSHLCTIPLTALYSMQISCPEWRDRTDWTIHILGAEFQFEGIHLDVWEKLFLHFLPNLQKLHLILIGPELQLPKDIPPRLLSMVQICKKCKSAGRAVIVTFKPEKLYHCLVRDPSQTLATPDLICLYNPGLYRTTGFAGKDTWLETIREFSKTLAPTTITSYTAQEMLWEINRINSVADVEVLLQPCKNPFASVKPDRNFVSDNTNPLIYKNYYITIVKGKSIVL, via the coding sequence ATGGGTCGCAGAAAACATCGGAGCAAAGGAAGCAAGTTACCAGCGTTGAGATCGTCGAAGTGTAACGTAGCTTGTGGGAAATCAACGACTTGCGATGAAGCGAAAgcgaaggaagagagagaaagaagaggaaCAACAGAGAAAACTATAACACCCGATGTTATGCGTTACCAGAAAGAAAGGACAGACTGTTTTCACCAAACGAATGATCCAATCGGTGTACGTTCTCGATTAATGTATCCTTTGGTTCAGTCGTCTTTATTAATTAACTCATCGATATTATCAGAGGAGGATGAGAGCGTAGAGGACGAATGCATCGAATTAAAGGTAAAACCACGGTTCGTATTCGTGTCTAGCCTTTGTATGGTTTGCTCGAAGAAGTCTCAGTTATTTTGCGAGCGTTGCCAAATGGTGTCTTATTGCTCGATAATGCATCAAACGCAGGGACTGTCGCTGCATCGTGAGTTGTGTGAAGCACTGACAGAGATTCATTCGTCCATCGTCTTGACACTCTCTGATGGTTCGGGCGTGCAATTGGACGCGGACCAGTACCGTATTTATCGGCTAAAATTGCTGGCGATACTCGAGTCTGAGGTCAAAAGATCGTTGGATCTTTGGGAAAAAGAAATCATATTATATCCTAGAGTTTGTCGAGTTTGTCGTCGCTTTAGCGAAAAACTAATCTGCTGCACGCACTGCGGGATGGAATTCTTTTGCGAGGAACATAGTGACGAACATAAAAATTGGTGCGAAGAGTTTCGAGTTTATCAAAGAATTTTGCACCTTCAACACAAACACGGTTACGTTAATCCGAAAATTCCGAACGCGCATCTGGAAATGTTCGTCGCGCAGCCAGAATTCGATTTCGATAAATTAATGCATCGAATTTACGGGAATTCTTTATATTATCGTCAAATGGATTGTTATACGTACGCTCTATTATCGCATCTGTGCACGATTCCACTGACAGCCCTTTATTCCATGCAGATTTCTTGCCCCGAATGGCGAGATAGAACCGATTGGACTATTCATATACTTGGCGCGGAATTCCAATTCGAAGGTATACATTTAGACGTCTGGGAGAAACTGTTTCTTCATTTCTTACCGAACTTACAGAAGCTCCATTTGATTTTGATTGGACCAGAGTTACAATTACCGAAAGACATCCCTCCTAGACTTTTATCCATGGTTCAAATTTGTAAGAAATGTAAATCCGCTGGTCGAGCTGTTATCGTTACGTTTAAACCGGAGAAGCTTTATCACTGCTTGGTTCGCGATCCATCGCAAACTCTTGCTACTCCTGATTTAATTTGTCTCTATAATCCTGGTCTTTATCGGACGACTGGGTTTGCAGGAAAAGACACATGGCTCGAGACGATACGCGAGTTTTCCAAGACGTTAGCTCCAACCACCATCACGTCTTACACTGCGCAAGAAATGCTTTGGGAAATAAATCGTATAAATTCCGTTGCTGACGTCGAAGTTCTTTTACAACCGTGTAAAAATCCATTTGCGTCGGTCAAGCCAGACCGAAACTTCGTTAGCGATAATACTAACCCTCTTATCTATAAGAATTACTACATTACCATTGTCAAAGGGAAATCGATTGTACTCTAA
- the LOC126918753 gene encoding alkaline phosphatase 4-like isoform X2, with amino-acid sequence MSFWLKSGQENLRRILAYRNNENRAKNVIIFIGDGMGISTITAGRIYKGQIKGNTGEEYKLAFENFPNTGLAKTYNTDKQVPDSAGTATAIFSGVKCRYKVIGLDTKASFNRCNNKTDGASKVTTVADWAQQSGMDTGFVTTTRITHATPGGLYAHTNNRDWECDTSIPAQYKGCVKDIARQLIEDEPGNKFKVIMGGGAQHMGLPMEPIDPDTCVRGDGQNLADVWAENNPDGKVVTNLEQLLSVDIANTSKILGIFAPSHLPYHAVKTEQTPSLAEMTQQAVRLLKKNDNGFLLMVESGRIDMAHHHNWAKLALRELSELEEAISVALQEIKLEETLVIVTADHSHAFTMNGYPKRGNDILGFANDPNKPEIQSYETLSYINGPGFYHHRRKDSNNINETWRPVDQDKERDEPYYTHMAGIYLEDETHGGEDVGVYAIGPYSHLIRGTFEQNYIAHVVAYAACLKNWPSHCDNSHSYNSVTQPTSSPIVFLLTSVLLLIVTGFD; translated from the exons ATGTCCTTTTGGCTGAAATCCGGCCAAGAGAATCTACGAAGAATTCTGGCTTATCGAAACAACGAAAATCGCGCGAAGAATGTAATTATCTTTATCGGTGATGGCATGGGAATATCTACGATCACAGCTGGTCGAATATACAAAGGCCAAATCAAGGGTAACACCGGCGAGGAATACAAATTAGCTTTTGAAAATTTTCCTAACACTGGACTCGCCAAG ACGTACAACACCGATAAACAAGTACCCGATTCAGCTGGAACAGCTACCGCGATATTTTCCGGTGTTAAATGCCGATACAAGGTTATTGGATTAGATACGAAAGCTTCGTTTAATCGATGTAATAACAAAACCGACGGGGCGAGCAAAGTTACGACTGTCGCAGATTGGGCGCAGCAGAGTGGCATGGATACCG GGTTTGTCACGACAACTCGGATCACGCATGCTACTCCGGGCGGATTATACGCTCATACCAATAATCGCGACTGGGAATGCGATACGTCGATACCGGCGCAGTATAAAGGTTGCGTAAAGGATATCGCGAGACAACTAATCGAAGACGAACCAGGAAACAAGTTCAAG GTGATTATGGGTGGTGGAGCGCAACATATGGGCTTACCAATGGAGCCGATAGATCCCGATACGTGTGTCAGAGGAGATGGACAAAATTTGGCGGATGTATGGGCTGAGAATAATCCCGACGGCAAAGTGGTGACCAATCTCGAACAGCTTCTCTCCGTCGATATCGCTAACACGTCGAAAATTCTCGGAATTTTTGCTCCTAGTCATCTCCCTTACCATGCTGTGAAGACGGAGCAAACACCGAGCTTAGCCGAGATGACCCAGCAGGCTGTTCGGTTGCTTAAAAAAAATGACAATGGTTTTCTCTTAATG GTGGAGAGTGGAAGAATAGACATGGCGCATCACCATAACTGGGCGAAGCTAGCGTTGAGGGAATTATCGGAACTCGAAGAAGCGATATCGGTAGCTCTGCAGGAAATTAAACTGGAAGAAACGTTGGTGATCGTAACTGCGGACCACTCGCACGCGTTCACCATGAATGGTTATCCGAAACGTGGAAACGATATCCTTGGTTTCGCCAACGATCCAAACAAGCCAGAAATACAGTCCTACGAAACGCTCAGCTACATCAATGGTCCAGGATTCTATCATCATAGGCGAAAGGATAGTAACAACATTAACGAAACATGGAGACCTGTCGATCAAGACAAGGAACGCGACGAACCATATTACACCCATATGGCTGGCATATACTTGGAAGATGAAACTCACGGGGGCGAAGACGTTGGAGTCTACGCTATAG GTCCGTACTCCCACTTGATTCGTGGCACTTTCGAGCAAAATTACATCGCTCACGTAGTAGCGTATGCGGCGTGCCTCAAAAACTGGCCTTCCCACTGTGATAACTCCCATTCTTACAATTCGGTAACTCAACCTACTAGTTCCCCTATTGTGTTTCTCCTGACGTCCGTGCTGCTTTTAATCGTCACCGGGTTCGATTAA
- the LOC126918750 gene encoding solute carrier family 41 member 1-like, whose translation MIEDQVHQHPVRLPPDKHAHIDVTGAKIENDQCKEPLLSEKQTTHRVTPVRARSRTISESTVGNTIMGTTSATGTSMVAVTAMGTGTNANAWMDTVVGVNTTTDPTDKSIEEDCVEVPIFDEGTTDGGRLPDVVAESKIYGVNGDEPLESYLAITIQVFIPFLIAGLGMVGAGLVLDLVQHWVVFEKVSELIILVPALLGLKGNLEMTLASRLSTQANLGHMDAPKEQWHMIVGNLVLIQCQAIVVGFLGSVVAIVMGAFRNGTISLDHAYLLCASSLVTASLASFVLGLITAGVIVFSRHCHINPDNVATPIAASLGDITSLALLSWISTILYESINKQDWVAPLVIACYILVTPLWVWIAKRNKYTNDVLYFGWTPVMIAMLISSCGGLILEFMVSRFENLTVFQPVINGVGGNLVAVQASRISTALHKQAELGTLLIPPGHTHPVIFITPIANFFGKGMHARTTRVLMAMVIPGHIIFIYLINYMKDGNTSLTPLFVFVYLCASTLQVAALLYIAYIMIHWMWKRKIDPDNSAIPYLTAMGDLLGISLLAIAFQFLYLVGDQDSDQTIAP comes from the exons ATGATAGAGGACCAGGTGCATCAACATCCGGTACGACTACCTCCCGACAAACACGCCCATATCGATGTTACAGGagccaaaattgaaaa TGATCAATGTAAGGAACCTTTGCTTTCCGAGAAGCAAACTACCCACAGGGTAACGCCAGTTCGTGCTCGTTCGCGCACTATCTCAGAATCAACAGTCGGAAACACGATCATGGGCACAACTTCTGCCACAGGCACGAGTATGGTTGCGGTGACGGCTATGGGAACGGGCACGAATGCGAATGCATGGATGGACACCGTTGTCGGGGTGAATACTACCACCGATCCTACCGACAAATCCATCGAGGAAGATTGCGTCGAGGTACCCATATTCGACGAGGGAACCACCGATGGCGGCCGCCTCCCCGACGTCGTCGCTGAGAGTAAAATCTACGGCGTAAACGGGGATGAACCCCTCGAATCGTACCTAGCGATCACTATTCAAGTTTTTATACCGTTTCTTATTGCCGGTCTTGGCATGGTTGGAGCTGGATTAGTCCTAGATTTGGTTCAA CATTGGGTCGTGTTTGAGAAAGTGAGCGAACTTATCATTCTGGTACCAGCACTGTTGGGTTTGAAAGGAAATTTGGAAATGACTCTCGCATCTCGTCTTTCGACTCAAGCAAATCTCGGACACATGGACGCGCCGAAAGAACAGTGGCACATGATCGTCGGAAATCTCGTCTTGATTCAA TGCCAGGCGATAGTGGTTGGATTTCTGGGCTCTGTGGTGGCGATCGTAATGGGAGCATTCCGAAACGGTACCATCTCGTTGGATCATGCATACCTATTATGTGCAAGCAGCCTAGTTACCGCCTCTCTGGCATCCTTCGTCCTTGGATTGATCACCGCAGGTGTGATTGTTTTTTCCCGTCATTGTCACATAAATCCGGACAACGTCGCGACACCGATCGCCGCCAGTCTCGGTGACATCACTTCCTTAGCCCTGCTCTCTTGGATATCCACGATTCTCTACGAATCGATAAATAAACAAGATTGGGTCGCGCCTCTGGTGATCGCTTGTTACATCCTTGTCACGCCGCTCTGGGTATGGATCGCCAAGAGAAACAAGTACACCAACGATGTCCTTTACTTCGGATGGACTCCTGTAATGATCGCTATGTTGATCAGCAG TTGCGGTGGTCTAATACTCGAATTCATGGTGTCGCGATTCGAAAACCTGACCGTTTTCCAACCGGTGATCAACGGTGTCGGTGGAAATTTGGTAGCTGTGCAAGCAAGCAGGATATCGACGGCCCTTCATAAGCAAGCCGAACTGGGAACGCTTCTAATTCCACCGGGTCACACACATCCTGTTATCTTCATTACACCTATCGCTAACTTTTTTGGCAAAG GTATGCACGCGAGAACAACAAGAGTCCTAATGGCAATGGTTATACCAGGTCACATCATCTTCATTTACCTGATCAATTATATGAAGGACGGCAACACCTCGTTAACGCCACTCTTCGTTTTTGTTTACTTGTGTGCCTCTACGCTGCAGGTTGCTGCTCTCCTGTACATTGCTTACATAATGATACATTGGATGTGGAAGCGAAAAATCGATCCCGATAATTCAGCAATTCCATACTTGACGGCAATGGGGGACCTATTAGGCATCAGTTTATTGGCAATCGCTTTCCAATTCCTGTATCTCGTTGGAGATCAGGATTCTGATCAGACGATCGCTCCATAA
- the LOC126918759 gene encoding solute carrier family 41 member 1-like, translating to MSHANVGMKVYASNLSDIRQRKSEKKFRVNRMVGLDSDESLRSNISDITMEVEIKTDEETESDGEHTQRLIPSPIDHQCINDDAKKSVTRDTQFRQFRDENVWSISIQMFVPFLLAGFGMVAASMLLDVVQHWPVYQTVSEVYILVPALLGLKGNLEMTLASRFSTHANLGHMDTKKQQWTLIVGNLALIQCQATVVGLLASLAAIILGWIPEAQFDIYHALLLCASALVTASIASFLLSLVMVAVILLSKQINIDPDNIATPIAASLGDLTTLMLLSGIASLLFKATEYAQWIAPVLIIFHVIVTPLWYYIAAKNPFTKEILDYGWAPVICAMLISSMGGLILDYTVSNYKGIAVFQLVINGVGGNLAAVQASRISTSLHKDCRFNNQEKPVVRFNPFYVFCTKGGHARTARVLLTMVIPGHLIFSYTISYLQAGHTSFTPIFLIVYLTAALVQVVLLLYITQLMVVWMWIRGMDPDSSAIPYLTAAGDLIGTALLGIAFHLLYAIGDGDSDVGD from the exons ATGAGCCATGCTAATGTAGGAATGAAGGTGTACGCAAGTAATTTATCAGACATACGACAGAGAAAATCAGAAAAGAAATTTCGCGTAAACAGAATGGTGGGACTAGATAGTGATGAATCACTTCGATCGAATATTTCCGATATTACCATGGAAGTGGAAATTAAAACTGATGAAGAAACGGAAAGCGATGGAGAACATACACAGCGACTTATACCATCGCCAATTGATCATCAATGTATTAACGATGATGCGAAAAAATCAGTTACACGAGACACCCAATTTAGGCAATTCAGAGATGAGAATGTTTGGTCTATATCTATACAAATGTTTGTGCCTTTTCTGTTAGCTGGTTTCGGTATGGTGGCTGCCAGTATGTTACTGGATGTTGTGCAG CATTGGCCTGTATATCAAACAGTATCCGAAGTATATATATTGGTGCCAGCATTGCTTGGCTTGAAAGGAAACTTGGAAATGACATTAGCTTCACGATTTTCAACTCATGCAAATCTTGGACACATGGATACAAAGAAACAGCAATGGACTTTGATCGTTGGAAATCTTGCTTTAATACAATGTCAAGCAACCGTAGTAGGCTTATTGGCTTCTTTAGCTGCTATCATACTTGGTTGGATTCCAGAAGCACAGTTTGATATTTACCACGCGCTTTTGTTATGCGCCAGTGCCTTAGTTACTGCATCCATAGCAAGCTTTTTGTTGAGCTTGGTGATGGTCGCAGTTATATTATTATCCAAGCAGATAAACATCGATCCAGATAATATAGCTACACCAATTGCAGCTTCCCTTGGTGATTTAACCACTTTGATGCTTCTTTCAGGAATAGCATCTCTTCTATTCAAAGCAACag AATATGCACAATGGATAGCACCCGTGTTAATAATATTTCATGTCATTGTTACACCACTTTGGTATTATATCGCAGCTAAAAATCCATTTACCAAGGAAATATTAGATTACGGCTGGGCACCTGTGATATGTGCAATGTTAATTAGCAG TATGGGTGGTTTGATACTAGATTATACGGTATCCAATTACAAAGGTATAGCAGTATTTCAATTAGTAATAAACGGCGTTGGTGGTAATCTAGCTGCTGTTCAGGCTAGTAGAATATCGACGTCTTTGCATAAGGATTGCCGATTTAATAATCAAGAGAAACCCGTCGTTCGTTTCAATCCGTTCTACGTTTTCTGTACCAAAG GCGGACACGCAAGGACTGCTAGAGTTCTGTTAACAATGGTAATACCTGGTCATTTGATATTTAGCTATACCATTAGTTACCTCCAAGCTGGTCATACTTCCTTTACACCTATATTTCTCATTGTTTATCTAACTGCTGCTTTAGTACAG gtagtattattGTTATACATCACACAATTGATGGTTGTATGGATGTGGATACGAGGAATGGACCCAGATAGTTCTGCAATACCATATCTAACTGCAGCAGGTGATTTGATAGGAACAGCACTACTAGGAATCGCGTTTCACCTACTATATGCCATTGGAGATGGAGATTCTGATGTTGGAGACTGA